In one Capricornis sumatraensis isolate serow.1 chromosome 1, serow.2, whole genome shotgun sequence genomic region, the following are encoded:
- the HTR1F gene encoding 5-hydroxytryptamine receptor 1F produces MDFLNSSDQNLTSEELLNRMPSKILVSFILSGLALMTTTINSLVIAAIIVTRKLHHPANYLICSLAVTDFLVAVLVMPFSIVYIVRESWIMGQVVCDIWLSVDITCCTCSILHLSAIALDRYRAITDAVEYARKRTPKHAGIMITIVWIISIFISMPPLFWRHQGTSQEDECIIKHDHIVSTIYSTFGAFYIPLTLILILYYKIYKAAKMLYHKRQASRIAKEEMNGQVLLESGEKSSRLVSTPYMLEKSLSDPSTDFDKIHSTVKSPRSEFKHERSWRRQKISGTRERKAATTLGLILGAFVICWLPFFVKELVVNVCEKCKISEEMSNFLTWLGYLNSLINPLIYTIFNEDFKKAFQKLVRCRC; encoded by the coding sequence atggatTTCTTGAATTCATCTGATCAAAACTTGACCTCAGAAGAACTGTTAAACAGAATGCCATCCAAAATTCTGGtgtccttcattctctctggactGGCACTGATGACAACCACCATTAACTCACTTGTGATTGCTGCAATTATTGTTACCCGAAAGCTGCACCACCCAGCCAACTACTTAATTTGCTCCCTTGCAGTCACAGATTTCCTTGTAGCCGTTCTGGTGATGCCTTTCAGCATTGTGTATATTGTGAGAGAGAGCTGGATTATGGGACAAGTGGTCTGTGACATCTGGCTGAGTGTTGACATTACATGCTGTACATGTTCCATCTTGCATCTCTCTGCTATAGCTTTGGATCGGTACCGGGCAATCACTGATGCTGTTGAGTATGCCAGGAAAAGGACTCCCAAGCATGCTGGCATTATGATTACCATAGTTTGGATTATATCTATTTTTATCTCTATGCCTCCTCTATTCTGGAGGCACCAAGGAACTAGTCAAGAGGATGAGTGCATCATCAAACACGACCACATCGTTTCCACTATTTACTCAACATTTGGAGCTTTCTACATCCCATTAACATTGATTTTGATCCTCTATTACAAAATATATAAGGCAGCAAAGATGTTATATCACAAGAGGCAAGCAAGTAGGATTGCCAAGGAGGAAATGAATGGCCAAGTCCTTTTGGAGAGTGGTGAAAAAAGCTCTAGACTGGTCTCCACACCGTACATGCTAGAAAAGTCTTTATCTGATCCATCAACGGACTTTGATAAAATTCATAGCACAGTGAAAAGTCCCAGGTCTGAATTCAAGCATGAGagatcttggagaaggcaaaagATCTCAGGCACAAGAGAACGCAAAGCAGCCACTACCCTGGGATTAATTTTGGGTGCATTTGTAATATGTTGGCTTCCTTTCTTTGTAAAAGAATTGGTTGTTAATGTCTGTGAAAAGTGTAAGATTTCTGAAGAAATGTCAAATTTTTTGACATGGCTTGGATATCTCAATTCCCTTATAAACCCACTGATTTATACAATCTTTAATGAAGACTTCAAGAAAGCATTCCAAAAACTTGTGCGATGTCGATGTTAG